In one window of Clarias gariepinus isolate MV-2021 ecotype Netherlands chromosome 10, CGAR_prim_01v2, whole genome shotgun sequence DNA:
- the LOC128531395 gene encoding uncharacterized protein LOC128531395 — translation MPYHLWKVRLSCPECGKQLTGAGVHRRARLVLDVDRYYLMITETLRCNSVGCNTNYISSSKTILDQLDLAHRLEFSIILSRKYACDIRVIRFLRERTLGNSPTCLVRQLWENHSEEWLKRACRYLGACSAFVARPSLLPVTFQNPPQPVAIPTHRWILAVYGRDILSRLDHIKARITSTFGTVLKMYSTKKITKKLSGIAKGTALWLTSVNNEVGQILISVLTAQEGPGLDTMIACLIQRYSSAGVAPPRLLYVNTGCCKEDGETRLKKRFGGWPDLVVKLDIYHFMRRLASGCTNEAHPLYKTFMAKLSCCIFEWDSSDIALLRRAKRKQLKKEGVPGITEKLVDKHITKDELSLHCRRRTRGQQQTIMSIELLFNELKGVKGRDLLGVSLFDWERMEHIWRVQKRHVKCIQDEPGVLLYTETGRTNKGGIILPNYRCARGSTSLESFHCHVNRFIPGTSANSLNFQLYLLEGIHRWNQNREAASLAVKPPSLFSYSEDLVHCANTHSVNMLGKKLVPSFQPPGVYTGELMGIEYLNWQKGQAMQDQDLDAEQTNQMLEDVGSEEESQDEAFEDGGVDPTIELLEFTAPSSVPSPATTTSTCINETPTSPQAAVSTVATTCPCLPATDASSAPPGKQLFVHTAVPSSPSAITTSPTLAPLFSTNLLAPVSSATTADLPGPSDITPTAPEQQLAVDEHCVPGMDLVDSLAEYLVGLRTKRGLTLNSQQASTIIALWQNLLPYDKQRVANAARHQVRLNTGCFRCSKAKGEFTSDVERMTRCVLESTGSPAQWPDCCRLVENIFVRLCGVHTSPKKQKNTYSLTRWMMILRDYKNIRHLVLDNALIMQSTTLQLPDVNQTSVIQWHNKRLKRHDFGILLQGLNLPPSIPVAPVPLPPVWTRPTAATPQPGPQHQYHLPVSTVGQAVVKRKSAAEPHPCAPQSVRPRLYAQRQPPPPPSCVPISIVLNPTPVNNLFVFLTPQIPALRSIAPAGPLPAPTPVRRAYNRTVDKNKCSQCGQPRNKETGHRQYYGYIYCPQTAKMPVDQWMEDMRRKRANKK, via the exons ATGCCATACCACCTGTGGAAGGTCAGGCTGTCTTGTCCTGAATGTGGAAAACAGCTCACAGGTGCTGGAGTCCACAGGAGAGCTCGTCTGGTTCTGGATGTGGACAGGTATTACCTGATGATAACAGAGACTCTTAGGTGTAATTCTGTTGGCTGCAACACCAATTACATCTCCTCAAGCAAGACCATATTGGACCAGCTGGATTTGGCTCACAGGCTTGAGTTTAGTATAATCCTGAGTCGGAA ATATGCTTGTGATATCCGAGTAATAAGATTTCTGAGGGAGAGGACGCTCGGTAACAGCCCCACTTGCTTGGTCAGGCAGCTGTGGGAAAACCACAGCGAGGAGTGGCTTAAGCGTGCCTGCCGGTACCTCGGGGCATGCTCTGCCTTCGTTGCTCGACCGAGCCTGCTCCCTGTCACGTTCCAGAACCCACCTCAACCAGTGGCTATACCAACTCACCGGTGGATCCTGGCCGTGTACGGACGTGACATCCTGAGCAGGCTGGATCACATCAAAGCCAGAATAACGTCTACCTTTGGCACTGTGCTTAAAATGTACTCCacaaaaaag ATCACCAAGAAGTTGTCAGGCATTGCCAAGGGGACCGCTTTATGGCTTACATCAGTGAACAATGAGGTGGGCCAAATCCTTATCAGTGTCCTGACAGCTCAGGAGGGTCCCGGACTTGACACCATGATCGCATGTCTAATCCAGAGGTACAGCAGTGCTGGTGTGGCTCCTCCTCGCCTACTTTATGTTAACACTGGCTGTTGTAAGGAAGATGGAGAGACCAggctaaaaaaaagatttggtgGGTGGCCAGATCTGGTTGTCAAGCTGGACATTTATCATTTCATGAGGCGGCTGGCATCTGGGTGTACAAATGAAGCACATCCTTTGTACAAAACCTTTATGGCTAAATTGTCATGCTGCATTTTTGAATGGGACAGCAGTGACATTGCCTTGCTGCGGAGAGCCAAAAGGAAGCAGCTGAAGAAGGAAGGTGTCCCTGGTATCACTGAAAAGCTAGTGGACAAGCACATCACCAAGGATGAGCTGTCTCTGCACTGCAGAAGGCGAACAAGAGGACAGCAGCAAACCATCATGTCAATTGAACTCCTCTTTAATGAGCTGAAGGGAGTCAAGGGCAGAGATTTACTTGGTGTCTCTCTCTTTGACTGGGAGAGAATGGAGCACATTTGGAGAGTCCAGAAAAGGCATGTGAAGTGTATTCAGGATGAACCAGGTGTGCTCCTGTACACTGAGACAGGGCGCACCAACAAAGGAGGCATTATCCTGCCAAACTACCGGTGTGCCAGGGGATCCACATCACTGGAGTCCTTCCATTGCCATGTCAACAGATTCATTCCAG GAACAAGTGCCAACAGTCTAAATTTTCAGCTGTACCTCCTGGAAGGAATCCATAGATGGAATCAGAACCGTGAAGCTGCTTCCCTGGCAGTAAAGCCTCCATCTCTGTTTAGTTACTCAGAAGACCTTGTGCACTGTGCCAACACCCACAGTGTCAACATGCTTGGAAAGAAGCTTGTCCCTTCTTTTCAACCACCTGGGGTGTACACTG ggGAACTAATGGGTATAGAATACCTAAACTGGCAAAAGGGACAGGCCATGCAGGACCAGGATCTTGATGCAGAGCAGACTAATCAGATGCTGGAGGATGTAGGCTCTGAGGAGGAGTCGCAGGATGAGGCATTTGAAGATGGTGGTGTGGATCCTACTATTGAGCTCCTCGAATTTACAGCCCCATCCTCTGTCCCATCACCTGCCACCACCACCTCAACCTGCATAAATGAAACTCCTACCTCTCCCCAGGCTGCTGTCTCAACTGTTGCCACTACTTGTCCTTGTCTGCCTGCAACTGATGCCAGTTCAGCACCACCTGGGAAACAGCTG TTTGTGCATACTGCTGTGCCCTCAAGCCCATCAGCCATCACAACCAGCCCAACTTTGGCCCCTCTTTTCTCTACCAACCTGTTAGCCCCTGTGTCATCTGCTACAACTGCTGATCTCCCAGGACCATCAGATATCACCCCAACAGCACCTGAACAACAGCTG GCTGTGGATGAGCACTGTGTCCCAGGGATGGACCTAGTGGACAGCCTGGCAGAGTACTTGGTGGGACTGAGGACCAAAAGGGGTTTAACACTTAACAGCCAGCAGGCCAGCACCATCATAGCGCTCTGGCAAAACCTTCTGCCGTATGACAAGCAGCGCGTGGCAAATGCTGCTCGTCACCAGGTGCGGCTGAATACTGGATGCTTTAGATGTTCCAAAGCAAAGGGGGAATTTACATCAGATGTGGAGAGAATGACACGCTGTGTATTAGAATCCACAGGATCACCTGCCCAATGGCCAGACTGTTGTCGCTTAGTAGAGAACATTTTTGTCAGACTCTGTGGAGTTCACACGagccccaaaaaacaaaaaaacacttattcACTGACAAGATGGATGATGATTCTTAGGGACTACAAAAATATCAGGCATCTGGTTCTGGATAATGCCTTGATCATGCAGAGCACTACCCTGCAGCTTCCTGATGTTAATCAAACGTCAGTCATTCAATGGCATAACAAGAGACTGAAGAGGCATGATTTTGGAATTCTGCTGCAAGGGTTGAACTTGCCTCCCTCAATTCCTGTAGCTCCTGTGCCTCTCCCACCTGTGTGGACACGTCCTACTGCTGCAACCCCACAGCCTGGCCCTCAACATCAGTACCACTTACCTGTAAGTACAGTGGGTCAGGCAGTGGTCAAGAGGAAGTCTGCAGCTGAACCACACCCCTGTGCTCCACAATCTGTCCGACCAAGGCTATACGCGCAAAGGCAGCCGCCTCCTCCACCTTCATGCGTCCCTATATCCATCGTCTTGAACCCCACCCCTGTCAAtaatctttttgtatttttgactCCACAAATCCCTGCACTGAGGTCAATTGCTCCTGCAGGCCCCCTTCCTGCCCCTACACCTGTTCGTAGAGCTTACAATCGAACTGttgacaaaaataaatgcagccAATGCGGCCAACCTCGCAATAAAGAAACTGGCCATAGACAATATTATGGTTACATATACTGTCCACAAACTGCAAAAATGCCTGTTGACCAATGGATGGAGGATATGCGAAGGAAAAgggcaaataaaaaatag